One genomic segment of Rhizobium sp. 11515TR includes these proteins:
- a CDS encoding TetR/AcrR family transcriptional regulator, with protein sequence MQDPRSNRERTEKTKAALIAAARALFVEKGYAETSTPEIVAAAGITRGALYHHFEDKRALFRAVVKEEALAVKAAIDKATPDQLAPRTALIAGSNAYLEAMRIVGRTRLLLIEGPTVLGFVDMKQLDEETTTLTLKHGLEAALSRGQESDIAVEALADILSAAFDRAALAIDAGDDADRYRAAIAHMIERIAG encoded by the coding sequence ATGCAAGATCCACGCTCCAATCGTGAAAGAACCGAGAAGACCAAGGCTGCACTCATCGCGGCTGCCCGCGCCTTGTTCGTGGAAAAGGGCTATGCCGAGACCTCGACGCCGGAGATCGTGGCCGCCGCCGGTATCACGCGCGGCGCGCTCTATCATCATTTCGAGGACAAGCGCGCGCTCTTTCGCGCTGTCGTCAAAGAGGAAGCGCTCGCAGTGAAAGCCGCCATAGACAAGGCGACCCCTGATCAGCTTGCGCCACGCACCGCCCTCATTGCCGGTAGCAATGCCTATCTTGAAGCGATGCGGATTGTCGGCCGCACACGACTTCTGCTGATCGAGGGGCCAACCGTCCTCGGCTTCGTCGACATGAAGCAGTTGGATGAGGAAACCACCACGCTCACGCTGAAGCATGGTCTGGAAGCGGCGCTCAGTCGTGGGCAAGAGTCGGATATCGCCGTTGAGGCCCTCGCGGACATTCTCTCAGCGGCCTTCGATCGCGCCGCCCTTGCCATCGATGCGGGGGATGATGCGGATCGTTATCGCGCAGCCATTGCACATATGATCGAACGTATTGCAGGCTGA
- a CDS encoding VOC family protein: protein MKVTSYYPVIMTERVEETAAFYVKHFGFQESFTSDWYVHLQSAEHSAVNLAILNGQHETIPPQGRGKVAGLLLNFEVDDVDAVHRRLQAAGLPILLAIRNEDFGQRHFITADPNGVLIDIIKPIPPSAEFASLYAEAALPQDR, encoded by the coding sequence ATGAAGGTAACGAGCTATTATCCGGTGATCATGACTGAGCGCGTCGAGGAAACCGCTGCCTTTTACGTGAAGCATTTCGGCTTTCAGGAGAGTTTCACCAGTGATTGGTACGTCCATCTGCAGTCGGCTGAGCACAGCGCTGTCAATCTCGCCATTCTGAATGGGCAGCATGAGACGATTCCGCCGCAGGGGCGCGGTAAGGTCGCGGGCTTATTGCTCAACTTTGAAGTGGATGATGTCGATGCCGTTCATAGGCGCTTGCAGGCGGCCGGCCTGCCGATCCTGCTTGCCATCCGCAACGAGGATTTCGGTCAGCGTCATTTCATCACGGCCGATCCGAACGGCGTCTTGATCGACATCATCAAGCCGATACCGCCAAGTGCGGAGTTCGCATCTCTCTATGCCGAGGCTGCACTTCCGCAGGATCGTTAA
- a CDS encoding galactarate dehydratase, whose product MKIDRMRVFVTRDKDRPRVIVALDTDDGLTGWGECYNHGPDLALPPILDYLYGFLAGQDPSRVDYLVNLLIQQSRFPPGALGLSAISALDHCLWDLSAKALNVPVYKLLGGAVRDRIKVYAGVYTAPDAPAARDELDRLNAEWGFTAFKLSPWRIDMHAHRWGNVVKASADYFRSLRETVRDDYEIAFDAHAKIFEPVAARQLGNALAPYDPLFYEEPLRPENIEMWGELKQGLNCVLATGESLYNRNEFLRLLQVKGADLIQPDICVVGGISEMRRIATIAEAHFVGVAPHNPMGPLATAVNVHFSAAAQNFKILEYRLPKGQAYVYGGNEVEQRQGETRYVVDPYLPKDGYLELRPDRPGWGVEMDEKAMEEEGYIHWQRRVPKRPDGSYAFA is encoded by the coding sequence ATGAAGATCGACCGCATGCGGGTATTCGTGACCCGCGACAAGGATCGCCCGCGCGTTATCGTGGCGCTGGATACGGATGACGGACTGACGGGCTGGGGCGAGTGCTACAATCACGGCCCCGATTTGGCACTGCCGCCGATCCTCGACTATCTCTACGGTTTCCTCGCCGGCCAGGATCCAAGCCGCGTCGACTATCTCGTCAACCTGCTGATCCAGCAGAGCCGCTTCCCGCCGGGCGCGCTTGGCCTTTCGGCCATTTCCGCGCTCGATCATTGTCTCTGGGATCTCTCGGCAAAGGCGCTCAATGTTCCGGTCTACAAGCTGCTCGGCGGCGCGGTGCGCGATCGCATCAAGGTCTATGCCGGCGTCTACACCGCACCGGATGCGCCGGCTGCCCGCGATGAGCTTGACCGTCTGAACGCCGAATGGGGCTTTACCGCCTTCAAGCTCAGCCCATGGCGCATCGACATGCACGCCCATCGCTGGGGCAATGTCGTCAAGGCATCGGCCGACTATTTCCGTTCGCTGCGCGAGACCGTGCGCGACGACTATGAGATCGCCTTCGACGCCCATGCGAAAATCTTCGAGCCGGTCGCCGCTCGCCAGCTCGGTAATGCGCTGGCTCCTTACGATCCGCTTTTCTACGAGGAGCCGCTGCGGCCCGAAAACATCGAGATGTGGGGCGAGCTGAAACAGGGTCTCAATTGCGTGCTCGCGACCGGCGAATCCCTTTATAATCGCAACGAGTTCCTGCGCCTGCTGCAGGTCAAGGGCGCCGACTTGATCCAGCCCGACATCTGCGTCGTCGGCGGCATCAGCGAGATGCGGCGCATCGCGACGATCGCCGAGGCGCATTTCGTCGGCGTTGCTCCGCATAACCCGATGGGTCCGCTCGCGACTGCCGTCAACGTGCATTTCTCGGCCGCCGCGCAGAACTTCAAAATCCTCGAATACCGGCTGCCGAAGGGTCAGGCTTATGTCTATGGCGGCAACGAGGTCGAGCAGCGACAGGGCGAAACCCGCTATGTCGTCGATCCCTATCTGCCGAAGGATGGCTATCTCGAACTCAGACCCGACCGTCCCGGCTGGGGCGTCGAGATGGATGAAAAGGCCATGGAAGAGGAAGGCTATATCCATTGGCAGCGGCGCGTGCCCAAACGTCCGGATGGTTCCTACGCCTTTGCGTGA
- a CDS encoding BMP family protein gives MTNEIILSRRAVIASGIALGVSALAPAARAAAPLKVAGIHASPVENAWNSCLHKALQDAAKEGVIEYVFSEGVSGTDYPRAMREYAEQGNKLIIGEAYAVEKEARQVAADYPDTAFVLGSSGEATGSNFGVFGTWNYDGAYLAGMLAGKMTKSNVVGSVGAIPIPEVNMLINAFAAGVKAVNPDCKHLVSFIGTFFDPPKAREAGLAQIDAGADVLFGERIGTADAAKERHIKSVGSLIDYTPRYPDTVFANAMWYFRPILNAAIADVAAGKSVGRNYTAYGLMKEGGSDIVYVKGTAPAEAEAAMEKVRTDIKAGTFEVPKVADQPK, from the coding sequence ATGACCAATGAAATCATACTGTCACGCCGCGCCGTCATTGCATCAGGCATTGCGCTTGGCGTCAGCGCCCTTGCGCCGGCTGCCCGCGCAGCCGCGCCGCTCAAGGTGGCGGGGATTCACGCCTCGCCGGTCGAAAATGCCTGGAATTCCTGTCTTCACAAGGCACTTCAGGATGCAGCCAAGGAAGGCGTTATCGAATACGTCTTTTCCGAGGGCGTCTCGGGCACGGACTATCCCCGCGCGATGCGCGAATATGCCGAACAAGGCAACAAGCTGATTATCGGCGAGGCCTATGCCGTGGAGAAGGAAGCGCGCCAGGTGGCCGCCGATTATCCGGACACGGCCTTCGTGCTGGGATCCAGCGGCGAGGCAACCGGCAGCAATTTCGGTGTCTTCGGCACCTGGAACTATGACGGCGCCTATCTCGCCGGCATGCTGGCGGGCAAGATGACCAAATCGAATGTGGTGGGATCCGTTGGCGCCATTCCGATCCCAGAAGTCAACATGCTGATCAACGCCTTTGCGGCCGGTGTTAAAGCGGTCAATCCGGACTGCAAGCATCTCGTTTCGTTCATCGGCACCTTCTTCGACCCGCCGAAAGCGCGCGAAGCCGGTCTCGCACAGATCGACGCCGGCGCCGACGTTCTCTTCGGCGAGCGCATCGGCACAGCCGATGCCGCGAAGGAACGTCACATCAAATCCGTGGGATCGCTGATCGATTACACGCCGCGCTACCCCGATACCGTCTTTGCCAACGCCATGTGGTACTTCCGCCCCATTCTCAATGCGGCGATCGCCGACGTTGCCGCCGGCAAGTCGGTCGGCCGCAACTACACAGCCTACGGCCTGATGAAGGAAGGCGGCAGCGACATCGTCTATGTGAAGGGCACAGCACCGGCAGAAGCGGAAGCTGCAATGGAGAAGGTTCGAACCGACATCAAAGCCGGCACCTTCGAAGTGCCGAAGGTTGCGGATCAGCCGAAGTAG
- a CDS encoding MFS transporter: protein MIDEKQLISKITWRLMPFLGILYLIAYIDRQNVSYAKLEMVDALGMSEYAYGLGASLFFIGYFIFEVPSNLLLDRFGASRWFARILISWGAVTVALAYTQNATMFYILRFLLGACEAGFFPGVLYLLTLWYPSAYRGTMVGLFMIFSAFANAIGAPLGGVLLDLNGLYGIAGWQWVFLVTGIPAIIAGFITLFYLPDLPSQATFLDDTEKNWLKDRLAVENSGMEQNAADGFKALVNPRVLLMALCYIGFPLAAYGLSYWLPTIVKNFGVSNTTNGFLNIIPWILVAIALYAVPRAADKAESKTPYIVIPALVGAVSLVLSAVIPDHTLQFVFLSIAAAGIFAGQPVFWSLPSRFLQGAGAAAGLAAINSVGNLGGFIAQNVVPWIKDSTGSTIAPMFFLAACLLIAVLLVLVIGRMIPRTPRREDLGNPNTARVR, encoded by the coding sequence GTGATTGATGAGAAGCAGCTTATTTCCAAGATCACCTGGAGGCTTATGCCCTTTCTGGGTATCCTCTATCTGATCGCCTATATCGATCGCCAGAATGTCAGTTACGCCAAGCTTGAGATGGTCGATGCGCTCGGCATGAGCGAATATGCCTATGGCCTTGGTGCGTCGCTGTTCTTCATCGGCTATTTCATCTTCGAGGTGCCGAGCAATCTGCTTTTGGACAGGTTCGGAGCCAGCAGGTGGTTTGCACGCATTCTGATCTCCTGGGGCGCGGTCACGGTCGCGCTTGCCTATACGCAGAATGCGACCATGTTCTATATTCTTCGCTTCCTGCTGGGGGCTTGCGAGGCCGGATTTTTTCCAGGCGTACTCTATCTGCTGACCCTTTGGTATCCATCCGCCTATCGCGGCACGATGGTCGGGCTTTTCATGATCTTCAGCGCCTTCGCCAATGCGATCGGTGCGCCGCTTGGTGGTGTGCTGCTGGACTTGAACGGGCTTTATGGTATTGCCGGCTGGCAATGGGTCTTCCTGGTGACCGGTATCCCAGCCATTATTGCCGGCTTCATCACCCTGTTTTACCTGCCGGATCTGCCGTCCCAAGCGACGTTCCTCGACGATACGGAAAAGAACTGGCTGAAGGACCGGCTCGCGGTGGAAAATTCTGGCATGGAGCAGAACGCCGCCGATGGCTTTAAGGCGCTCGTCAATCCGCGCGTGCTGCTGATGGCGCTTTGCTATATCGGTTTCCCGCTCGCCGCCTATGGCCTCAGCTACTGGCTGCCGACGATCGTAAAGAATTTCGGCGTCAGCAACACGACGAACGGCTTCCTGAACATCATCCCGTGGATTCTCGTCGCCATCGCTCTTTATGCCGTGCCGCGTGCAGCGGACAAGGCGGAGTCCAAGACGCCCTATATCGTCATTCCCGCGCTGGTCGGCGCCGTAAGCCTGGTGTTATCCGCCGTTATTCCCGACCATACGCTGCAGTTTGTTTTCCTCTCCATTGCGGCGGCCGGTATCTTCGCGGGCCAGCCGGTGTTCTGGAGCTTGCCGTCCCGCTTCCTGCAGGGAGCGGGGGCCGCCGCAGGCCTTGCCGCGATCAACTCCGTCGGCAATCTCGGCGGCTTCATCGCCCAGAACGTCGTGCCCTGGATCAAGGATTCCACGGGAAGCACGATTGCGCCGATGTTCTTCCTGGCCGCCTGCCTTCTGATTGCGGTGCTGTTGGTCCTTGTGATCGGACGCATGATACCGCGCACACCCCGGCGAGAAGATCTCGGCAATCCGAACACAGCCCGCGTGAGATAA
- a CDS encoding ABC transporter permease, producing MADIAVTNLRPDRNAVASQWQLIWWAFRRHKLAMVALVVAILMYIVAIAPGFFAINDPNQQNARATFHPPQKVHFFDTDNGFSFGLHYYPLKLTRDPETLAPIFKEDTTKRVSISLFGRGYEYSVLGLFTSNIHLLASSDKSTPLLLFGADRLGRDVFSRTVQGGQISLSIGLVGVFFSLLLGIVLGGISGYYGGKLDFFIQRLIDFVLSLPTIPIWLAMAAALPQGWPAALQYMMITIILSLTGWAQLARVVRGRFLSLRTEEFVAAARLDGASEGRIIFRHMLPSFASHIIASITLAVPAMILAETSLSFLGLGLQPPTISWGVLLREAQNIRSIATAPWLFLPGVAVVIAVMALNLLGDGLRDAADPYNK from the coding sequence ATGGCCGATATCGCCGTCACAAACCTGCGCCCTGACCGCAACGCAGTGGCATCGCAGTGGCAGCTGATCTGGTGGGCTTTCCGCCGACACAAGCTTGCCATGGTCGCCCTCGTCGTCGCCATACTGATGTATATCGTCGCGATCGCGCCCGGCTTCTTTGCCATCAATGACCCCAATCAGCAGAATGCACGCGCAACCTTTCACCCGCCGCAGAAGGTGCATTTCTTCGATACGGACAACGGCTTTTCCTTCGGGCTGCACTACTATCCGCTAAAGCTCACACGCGATCCGGAAACGCTTGCGCCGATCTTCAAGGAAGACACGACCAAGCGCGTCTCAATCAGCCTGTTCGGGCGCGGCTACGAATATTCCGTGCTTGGTCTCTTCACGAGCAACATCCATTTATTGGCATCCTCGGACAAATCGACGCCACTCCTACTATTTGGAGCGGATCGGCTCGGCCGCGACGTCTTCAGCCGCACCGTCCAAGGCGGGCAGATTTCGCTATCGATCGGCCTCGTCGGCGTGTTCTTTTCACTTCTACTCGGTATCGTTCTTGGAGGGATTTCAGGCTATTACGGCGGCAAGCTCGACTTCTTCATCCAGCGCTTGATCGACTTCGTGCTATCGCTGCCGACCATTCCGATCTGGCTCGCTATGGCGGCCGCCCTGCCGCAAGGCTGGCCGGCGGCACTGCAATATATGATGATCACGATCATCCTATCCTTGACCGGCTGGGCACAGCTTGCCCGCGTCGTGCGCGGCCGCTTCCTGTCGCTGCGAACGGAAGAGTTTGTCGCCGCAGCCAGGCTCGACGGCGCCAGCGAAGGGCGCATCATCTTCCGCCATATGCTGCCGAGCTTCGCCAGCCACATCATCGCCTCTATCACGCTTGCCGTGCCGGCGATGATCCTAGCCGAGACGTCCCTCTCCTTCCTGGGGCTCGGCCTGCAGCCGCCGACCATTTCCTGGGGCGTGCTGCTGCGCGAGGCGCAGAACATTCGCTCAATCGCAACCGCACCATGGCTCTTCCTGCCAGGTGTCGCCGTCGTCATCGCCGTCATGGCCCTGAACCTTCTCGGCGATGGCCTGCGCGATGCGGCCGATCCCTACAACAAATGA
- a CDS encoding ABC transporter ATP-binding protein: MTDIVSMNTARPLLQVKNLTVDFPLRTGTFRAVDNLSFAIEPGKTLCVVGESGSGKSVTARSILQIVDAPGRITGGSIILNGAGGSSVDLVKLNPRGRQIRSIRGRDIAMIFQEPMASLSPVHTVGDQIMEALRLHTKMSKAEARAEAISLLKQVEIPSPEKAIDRYAFQYSGGMRQRAMIAMALACKPQLLIADEPTTALDVTTQAEILDLIARLQKANGMAVLFITHDMGVVAQIADDVLVMHNGVVREYGPVEQIFHAPKDDYTRMLIGSVLKLERKAEIRLARPPLDRSATPILELRNVSMAFGEVRALDDVSISLLPRETLGIVGESGSGKTTMGRSIMRLIDPSAGEILYRRADGDVTDLASAKGAALAAARRELRMVFQDPFGSLNPRMTVSQIIGEPLLVNGIARGRALDERVCHLMEQVGLDPRARERYPHAFSGGQRQRIGIARAITLNPRVIVADEATSALDVSVRSQVLDLLMRLQDELGLAYIFISHDIGVIRYMCDRVGVMYKGRLVEVGDADKVCNAPEHAYTQALISAIPRPDPRDRDRSRRFRYIEPETVKNGSAA, encoded by the coding sequence ATGACTGATATCGTTTCCATGAACACCGCCCGCCCGTTGCTGCAGGTCAAGAATCTCACCGTCGACTTTCCCTTGCGAACCGGCACGTTTCGCGCTGTTGATAATCTCTCCTTTGCGATCGAGCCCGGAAAGACGCTCTGCGTCGTCGGCGAGAGCGGATCGGGCAAATCCGTGACCGCCCGCTCGATTCTGCAGATCGTCGATGCCCCCGGCCGCATCACCGGCGGCTCGATCATTCTGAACGGTGCTGGCGGCAGTTCGGTCGATCTCGTCAAGCTCAATCCGCGCGGGCGGCAGATCAGGTCGATCCGCGGGCGCGACATCGCCATGATCTTTCAGGAGCCGATGGCGTCGCTCTCGCCGGTCCATACGGTCGGCGATCAAATCATGGAGGCGCTGCGCCTCCATACGAAGATGAGCAAGGCCGAGGCACGCGCCGAGGCGATCTCGCTTCTGAAACAGGTGGAAATCCCCTCGCCCGAAAAGGCGATCGACCGCTACGCTTTTCAATATTCGGGCGGCATGCGCCAGCGTGCCATGATCGCCATGGCGCTTGCCTGCAAGCCGCAGCTTCTGATCGCCGACGAGCCGACGACGGCACTCGATGTCACGACTCAGGCCGAAATCCTCGACCTCATTGCCCGGCTGCAGAAAGCCAATGGCATGGCGGTGCTGTTTATCACCCACGACATGGGCGTGGTCGCGCAGATCGCCGACGACGTGCTCGTCATGCACAATGGCGTCGTCAGGGAATACGGTCCGGTCGAGCAGATCTTCCATGCGCCGAAGGATGATTATACCCGCATGCTGATCGGCTCGGTGCTGAAGCTCGAGAGGAAGGCCGAAATCCGGCTGGCGCGACCGCCGCTCGATAGGTCCGCGACCCCGATCCTCGAATTGCGCAACGTCTCGATGGCCTTTGGCGAGGTTCGCGCGCTCGATGATGTCTCGATCTCGCTTCTGCCGCGCGAAACACTTGGGATCGTCGGCGAGAGCGGATCGGGCAAGACGACGATGGGCCGCTCGATCATGCGCCTTATCGATCCGAGTGCGGGCGAAATTCTCTATCGCCGCGCCGATGGCGACGTCACCGATCTCGCAAGCGCGAAGGGGGCGGCCCTTGCGGCAGCGCGCCGCGAGCTGCGCATGGTGTTCCAGGACCCATTCGGCTCGCTCAATCCGCGCATGACCGTCTCACAGATCATCGGTGAGCCATTGCTCGTCAACGGCATCGCCAGGGGCCGGGCGCTGGATGAGCGCGTCTGCCATCTGATGGAGCAAGTCGGTCTCGATCCGAGGGCGCGCGAGCGCTATCCGCATGCCTTCTCAGGCGGCCAGCGCCAGCGCATCGGCATTGCCCGCGCCATTACACTCAATCCCCGCGTGATCGTCGCCGACGAGGCGACCTCGGCTCTCGATGTTTCCGTCCGCTCGCAGGTACTCGATCTCCTTATGCGGCTGCAGGACGAACTTGGCCTCGCTTATATCTTCATCAGTCATGATATCGGCGTCATCCGCTACATGTGCGACCGCGTCGGCGTCATGTACAAAGGGCGCCTTGTCGAGGTCGGCGATGCCGACAAGGTCTGCAACGCACCCGAACATGCCTATACGCAAGCGCTGATCTCTGCGATCCCGCGCCCCGACCCTCGCGATCGGGATCGCTCGCGACGCTTTCGCTATATCGAGCCCGAAACCGTGAAGAACGGGAGCGCGGCGTGA
- a CDS encoding KTSC domain-containing protein yields MQELPVSSKIIKSVYFRPDDGRLYIRFKNGEERQFTGVPQKAAIAMVKAPSPGQHYIEHIRTQFERVA; encoded by the coding sequence ATGCAAGAGCTCCCGGTTTCGTCAAAAATCATCAAATCAGTCTATTTCCGCCCGGATGACGGACGGCTTTACATCCGCTTCAAGAATGGTGAGGAGCGTCAATTCACCGGCGTTCCGCAGAAGGCGGCGATCGCCATGGTGAAAGCGCCGTCGCCCGGCCAGCACTATATCGAGCATATCCGCACGCAGTTCGAACGCGTCGCTTGA
- a CDS encoding amidase, whose translation MSGSSSADATELAGALKSGKLTCVDAMQAALAACAKQNELGAITYINPEAGLAAARALDHEASEHPERFAQRAFAGVPTIAKDLGGPFRGLPVTAGSHLFARTGQGADSDLAGRFRDAGLCAFGLSTSPEFGFSLASEPAIGPICRNPLDPSRTAGGSSGGAAAAVAAGIVAIAHATDAGGSIRVPAACCGLVGLKPTRGTVPAGPSFGNHLGGIASELAVTRSVRDTAAIFDVVRGRTRGPYADIAQHPAKTGKLRVGLLTDTGQHYPIAVDRAQAVEIAAHTLESQGNELLSLRWDEVESAVQASARAFGDIISVNIANLIDDLKLDARLTETMTQAFIMRGRAMPATDLWNSLNGAITASSTLWNVFDRVDVIVMPMLASAPPPIGSFPTDHSDTDLHLERMSSFAPLASLANISGFPAITLPFGEDTQGLPLPIQMMAPMSEDKLLLQLASALEAEQRWQHRFPIAGFAT comes from the coding sequence ATGAGCGGTTCGTCATCCGCCGATGCCACGGAGCTGGCTGGCGCTCTTAAGTCCGGCAAGCTTACCTGTGTGGATGCCATGCAGGCAGCGCTTGCCGCCTGCGCCAAGCAAAATGAGCTTGGCGCCATTACCTATATCAATCCTGAAGCCGGGCTTGCGGCGGCGCGCGCCCTGGATCATGAGGCATCGGAACATCCCGAACGCTTTGCGCAGCGCGCCTTTGCCGGCGTGCCGACGATCGCCAAGGATCTCGGCGGCCCCTTCCGCGGGCTGCCGGTGACGGCTGGCTCTCACCTGTTCGCCCGCACTGGTCAAGGCGCGGACAGCGATTTGGCAGGGCGTTTTCGCGACGCCGGCCTCTGCGCCTTCGGCTTGAGCACCAGCCCGGAATTCGGCTTCTCGCTCGCCTCCGAACCGGCAATCGGCCCGATCTGCCGAAATCCGTTGGATCCTAGCAGAACTGCCGGCGGCTCGTCGGGTGGTGCCGCGGCCGCAGTCGCCGCCGGTATCGTGGCGATCGCGCATGCGACGGATGCGGGGGGCTCGATCCGTGTGCCGGCTGCCTGCTGCGGCCTTGTCGGACTGAAGCCGACACGCGGCACCGTGCCTGCCGGCCCCTCCTTCGGCAATCATCTCGGCGGCATCGCCAGCGAACTCGCTGTCACCCGCTCCGTGCGCGACACCGCAGCGATCTTCGACGTTGTCCGGGGAAGGACAAGGGGGCCGTACGCGGACATCGCTCAACACCCGGCCAAAACGGGCAAACTTCGCGTCGGTCTGCTTACCGATACCGGACAGCACTATCCCATCGCAGTCGACCGAGCTCAAGCTGTCGAAATCGCGGCCCATACTCTAGAAAGCCAAGGAAACGAGCTGCTGTCCCTCCGTTGGGACGAGGTTGAAAGTGCCGTTCAGGCTAGCGCCCGTGCCTTTGGCGATATCATCTCCGTCAATATCGCCAACCTGATTGACGATCTCAAATTGGACGCGCGCCTCACGGAGACGATGACGCAGGCCTTTATCATGCGCGGACGCGCCATGCCGGCAACCGACCTTTGGAACTCGCTCAATGGCGCAATCACGGCAAGCAGTACTCTATGGAATGTCTTCGACAGGGTGGATGTCATCGTGATGCCGATGCTCGCCTCGGCGCCACCGCCGATCGGGTCTTTCCCCACGGATCATTCGGACACTGATTTGCACCTCGAGCGCATGAGCTCCTTTGCGCCTCTTGCCTCGCTCGCCAACATATCCGGCTTCCCGGCAATCACGCTTCCCTTCGGTGAAGATACGCAAGGTTTGCCGCTACCGATCCAGATGATGGCGCCCATGAGCGAGGATAAGCTGTTGCTGCAGCTTGCATCTGCGCTCGAGGCCGAGCAACGGTGGCAACACCGCTTCCCGATTGCAGGCTTCGCGACATGA
- a CDS encoding ABC transporter permease, which translates to MLVFIGKRLLWMIPSLFAISFLAFVLIQLPPGDYVTTYIATLASSNEVVDQNTAAQLRERFGLDQPMLIQYLKWMWGILSRGDFGISFEWQQPVSGLIWERMALTLILALAALIATWAIALPIGVYSAVKKYSIGDYFFTAFTFLGLAIPSFLLALVLMYVAAVEFGQDVGGLFSTEFETASWSIAKMLDLLSHLWLPVVILAVSSTASLIRVMRANMLDELPKPYVTTARAKGLSEFRLLVKYPLRIALNPFISTIAWLLPNLISGSVVVAIVLNLPTAAPLLLQALMAQDMYLAGAFVLLICALTLIGSLISDILLALVDPRIRLE; encoded by the coding sequence ATGCTGGTCTTCATCGGTAAACGCCTCTTGTGGATGATCCCATCCCTTTTCGCCATCAGCTTCCTGGCCTTCGTGCTGATCCAGCTGCCTCCCGGCGACTATGTGACGACCTATATCGCCACGCTCGCCTCTTCGAATGAAGTGGTCGATCAGAACACGGCTGCCCAATTGCGCGAACGCTTCGGCCTCGACCAGCCGATGCTCATCCAATATCTGAAATGGATGTGGGGCATTCTTTCGCGCGGCGATTTCGGTATCTCGTTCGAATGGCAGCAGCCTGTCTCCGGCCTTATCTGGGAGCGCATGGCGCTGACGCTCATTCTGGCGCTTGCAGCGCTGATCGCCACCTGGGCGATCGCGCTGCCGATCGGCGTCTATTCCGCTGTCAAGAAATATTCGATCGGCGATTATTTCTTTACTGCCTTCACCTTTCTCGGGCTTGCCATTCCCTCCTTCCTGCTGGCGCTGGTGCTGATGTATGTCGCAGCCGTCGAGTTCGGCCAGGATGTCGGCGGCCTGTTCTCCACCGAATTCGAGACGGCGTCCTGGAGCATCGCCAAGATGCTGGATCTGCTCTCGCATTTGTGGCTGCCGGTCGTCATTCTTGCCGTTTCTTCTACCGCAAGCCTCATCCGCGTCATGCGCGCCAATATGCTCGATGAGCTGCCGAAACCCTATGTGACGACGGCGCGCGCTAAAGGCCTCTCCGAGTTCCGGCTGCTGGTCAAATATCCGCTGCGCATAGCGCTCAATCCATTCATCTCCACCATCGCATGGCTGCTGCCCAATCTCATTTCGGGATCCGTCGTCGTCGCGATCGTTCTCAACCTGCCGACGGCGGCGCCATTGCTGCTGCAGGCGCTGATGGCGCAGGACATGTATCTGGCCGGTGCTTTCGTGCTGCTGATCTGCGCGCTGACGCTGATCGGGTCACTCATCAGTGACATTCTGCTTGCCCTCGTCGATCCCCGCATCCGGTTGGAATAG